Proteins from a single region of Nitrospirota bacterium:
- a CDS encoding ATPase, with amino-acid sequence MEAGLIAIGAGLAIGLAALGTAIAQAKIGAAAIGAILEKPESFVTVLILLVIPETLVIFGFTIAILIIYTLK; translated from the coding sequence ATGGAGGCGGGACTTATTGCCATTGGGGCAGGATTGGCCATTGGACTTGCGGCGCTTGGAACAGCCATTGCCCAGGCAAAAATTGGAGCTGCAGCGATTGGAGCGATTTTGGAAAAACCTGAATCCTTTGTAACCGTTTTAATTTTGCTGGTGATTCCGGAGACCCTGGTGATTTTTGGCTTTACGATAGCCATTCTTATTATTTATACCTTAAAATAA